GGTTTTTTAATACCACGCATAGTCATACACATGTGCTCAGCTTCCACCATAACAAAGACCCCTCGAGGATTAAGGGCTTCTTCAAGCGCTGTAGCGACTTGATCTGTGAGACGTTCTTGCAATTGTGGACGACGGGCTGCCACTTCAACAGCACGTGCCAATTTTGATAGTCCTGTCACCTTATCCCCACTTGGCAAATAGGCTACATGAGCCATGCCATAAAAAGGAACCAAGTGATGCTCACACATAGAGTAAAAAGGAATATCCTTAACAAGTACAACTTCATCATGAACCTCTGAAAAAACCGCTGTAAACTGATCTTTCGGGTCTTCATTTAAACCTGAAAACATCTCAGCATACATCTTAGCCACACGTTTTGGCGTATCCAAAAGACCTTCACGCTCAGGATTCTCACCCAAAGCTTCCAATAATTGATAGACTGCTTGTTCTACTTTTTCTTGATTTTCCATAATTTCCTCTTGAAACCTTATAATACTACCTATTATAACTCATTTTGCTTGATTTTTCTTGCAAAAAATAAAATTGTCTAGCTGAATTCTAACCAAAAAAGCGAAAACTCCCCGTCACACGAGAACCGTTTTCGCTTGTCTTTATTTAATCTTTTAAGTGGTAAGAATATGATGAAATGACAATATTTTCACGCCATTTGAGATAATATTTCAATCGTAAACTCGTCTGGTTGTGAAGTATATTTTGCCATGATTTTTTCGGAACAAACTGTGGAATCAAAACAGTCAGAGTCGCATTATCCTTATCAGCCTGAGTAGCCACTTCGTCTACATATTGAATAGTTGACTGTGTAATTGAGCTGTAAGGTGATCGGATATGAACCATCTCGATTTCTGGGAAATATTTTTTAAACTCTTGTTCGATTTCCTTATCCTTATTCTCTGTATCTTTAGTAGACACGTGCATAGCAATAACCTTATCACCAATAGAACGTGCATAAGAAATGGCACCAATATTAGCCTTTGTAACATTTCCCACCAAGATAAGGACAATGTTACCTTGATAATGATGTTCTTTGACTGGGCCATCAATACGCAACTGTTGAGCAACCCCATCGTAATGTTTCTTAATCTTAAGAAACATCCACATCAAAATAGCAATAATTGGGAAGAATGGCCAAATATCCCCTAAACGGAAGAGAATGAGAATGAGAACAATACCGTAACAAATTAAGGCACCTAAAATATTAGCTAAAGAATGCTTCCAGAAACCCTTACCATATTCACGACTCCAATGAACAACCATACCTGTTTGAGAAAGTGCAAAAGGAACGAACACCCCTATTGTATAAAGCGGAATCAAACGTTCCGTATTTCCTCGGAAAATGAATAAGAGAGTAATGGCCCCAATAGCCAGCGTCAAGATACCGTTAGAGTAGGCCATACGTGCACCTTTTTCAAGATAGATATGAGGCATGTATTTATTCTTAGCCATGTTAAAGGACAACATCGGAAAGGCTGAAAAACCAGTATTTGCTGCCACTGCAAGAATCATGGCAGTTGAGAACTGAAAAATATAAAATAAGATACTGCCAAACCATGAATCACCAAGAATTTCCCTAGCCAGTTGCGCCAACATTGTCACACCTGAATGAGGTGTAATACCAGTCCACCAGTTAAGAAAGGTAATTCCAGTAAACATAATTCCCAAAATACTTGACATGATAAAGAGGGTTGATGCCGCATTCTTAGACTTAGGTTTCTTAAAGAAAGGCACTGCATTAGAGATAGCTTCCACCCCTGTCAATGAAGCCGAACCTGAAGTAAAGGCCCTTAAAATAAGAATCACTGACACACCTGTAATCGGTTGGCCTAAATGCGCCGTAGCCGCATAAGGCATATGCCCCGTTAAGATCTGTAAGAAACCATATCCTAATAGGAACAGCGTTGAGGCAATAAAGAGATAAACAGGAACCATCAAAGACTTTGCCGACTCACGCATTCCCCTGAGGTTCAACACCATTAAAACAAGCACCAAAATTATTGAGATTTGAAGATTATAGGGGTGAAGTAATGGAATGGCTGAGGTAATGGCATCTGCACCTGCGGCAACTGAAACGGCAACTGTCAACATATAGTCGACTAGGAGGCTACCTCCAGCTATCAAACCAAATTTAGGTGACAGATTTTCCGAAGTTACCATGTAGGCTCCACCACCTTGTGGATAGGCCTTAATTACCTGTCTGTAAGAAATGGTAAGGCTAATCAAAAGGACTAAAACCAAAATCCCAATCGGGATAGACCACCAAATAGCAGCGCTTGATACAGCCATCAAAACCAATACGACTTGCTCAGGGCCGTATGCGATAGATGATAGAGCATCACTCGACAACATAGCTAATGCCTGAACCTTAGATAATAAGTGATCATCACTGCTATTATCATGGGTCAAGGGTTCACCTATTAAAAAGTTTTTCAGACGTTGTAACATTTTTTCTCCTTACTTTTAAAACACATGAAGTATTATACGCCCCTAATTCTTATCCTTCAAGTCTTAAACAGCACTTTCCTGCTCTAAAATCCATTTTCGAACTTGAGAAATAAAATAAAGAGATCCTGTAATAACATAAAGTTTATCATCATTAGCAGTCACGTGTTCCTCAATCCATGTCTGGAAGTCTGACACTTGTTTATAAGTAACTGGGTACTTGTCCAATTTTACACTATTTGGATACTCAAAGCTTGTTACTGTCAAATCACCGACTGACTCTAACTGAGCCAACATACTATCAATAGGCTTAGTATCAATAGCTGCGAAAAGCAATTCGATATCCTTATCCGCATACTCTGACCTTAACAAATCAATTAAGACCTTAACACTTTCGTTATTATGAGCACCATCTATCATAAGATTAGGCATCAAGAACTCTGTCCGACCTAACCAACTAGCATGAGCCAGTGCATCCTTTATGAGTTCAGGAGTTACTTTAGGATAATCCTTTTGAAGCAAAAGACTAGCCATGATAGCCAAACTAGCATTTGCCACCTGATGTTGACCAGCCATAGCCAAGGCTATACCCTCCAACCTCTGCTCCTTGTAAATAAAATCAAAGGAATGGCTAGACCCTTCAGCGGTGAAATCTTTACCCAACTCATAGGTCTTAGAACCTTCTTCATTCGCCTTCTGTTTAAAAACATCTCGAACGTCAGTACGGTCAGTCGCAT
This region of Streptococcus thermophilus genomic DNA includes:
- the folE gene encoding GTP cyclohydrolase I FolE, coding for MENQEKVEQAVYQLLEALGENPEREGLLDTPKRVAKMYAEMFSGLNEDPKDQFTAVFSEVHDEVVLVKDIPFYSMCEHHLVPFYGMAHVAYLPSGDKVTGLSKLARAVEVAARRPQLQERLTDQVATALEEALNPRGVFVMVEAEHMCMTMRGIKKPGSKTITTVAKGIYKEDREERKEILSLMRDF
- a CDS encoding APC family permease, coding for MLQRLKNFLIGEPLTHDNSSDDHLLSKVQALAMLSSDALSSIAYGPEQVVLVLMAVSSAAIWWSIPIGILVLVLLISLTISYRQVIKAYPQGGGAYMVTSENLSPKFGLIAGGSLLVDYMLTVAVSVAAGADAITSAIPLLHPYNLQISIILVLVLMVLNLRGMRESAKSLMVPVYLFIASTLFLLGYGFLQILTGHMPYAATAHLGQPITGVSVILILRAFTSGSASLTGVEAISNAVPFFKKPKSKNAASTLFIMSSILGIMFTGITFLNWWTGITPHSGVTMLAQLAREILGDSWFGSILFYIFQFSTAMILAVAANTGFSAFPMLSFNMAKNKYMPHIYLEKGARMAYSNGILTLAIGAITLLFIFRGNTERLIPLYTIGVFVPFALSQTGMVVHWSREYGKGFWKHSLANILGALICYGIVLILILFRLGDIWPFFPIIAILMWMFLKIKKHYDGVAQQLRIDGPVKEHHYQGNIVLILVGNVTKANIGAISYARSIGDKVIAMHVSTKDTENKDKEIEQEFKKYFPEIEMVHIRSPYSSITQSTIQYVDEVATQADKDNATLTVLIPQFVPKKSWQNILHNQTSLRLKYYLKWRENIVISSYSYHLKD
- a CDS encoding bifunctional folylpolyglutamate synthase/dihydrofolate synthase, producing the protein MIYQEALDWIHGQLKFGIKPGLERMAWMLEELGNPQDNLKAVHIVGTNGKGSTVNALQTIFSQAGYEVGTFTSPYIIDFKERISINGQMISEENLLGLVERVKPVVERLPKETEHENATEFEIITVLMFLYFGQVHPVDIAFIEAGMGGLHDSTNLFSPLAVICPSIGLDHQAVLGNTHAEIATEKAGVLKNGASFIYATDRTDVRDVFKQKANEEGSKTYELGKDFTAEGSSHSFDFIYKEQRLEGIALAMAGQHQVANASLAIMASLLLQKDYPKVTPELIKDALAHASWLGRTEFLMPNLMIDGAHNNESVKVLIDLLRSEYADKDIELLFAAIDTKPIDSMLAQLESVGDLTVTSFEYPNSVKLDKYPVTYKQVSDFQTWIEEHVTANDDKLYVITGSLYFISQVRKWILEQESAV